AAAGCTTAGAAAAGAAACAAATATAATGGATGTTTGGTTTGATTCGGGAAGTAGCCATAGAGGTGTTTTAGAAACAAGAGAAGGGTTACATAGACCTTGTGATATGTATTTAGAAGGATCCGATCAGCACAGAGGTTGGTTCCATACATCACTTTTAACATCAGTAGCGTCAACAGGAGATGCACCATACAAAACTGTATTAACTCATGGTTTTGTTAATGATGGTGAAGGAAAGAAAATGTCAAAATCTCTTGGAAATACAGTAGCTCCAGAAGATGTAATAAAAGTATATGGAGCAGATATACTAAGATTATGGTGTGGTTCAGTGGACTATAGAGATGATGTTAGAATATCAGAAAATATAGTAAAACAAATGTCAGAATCTTACAGAAGAATAAGAAATACAGCTAGATATATATTAGGAAATAGTAATGACTTTAATGTTAAGACAGATAAGGTTGCTTATAAAGATTTATTAGAAATTGATAAATGGGCATTACATAAATTGGAAAAACTAAAAAGAGCAGTAACAGCTTATTATGAAAAGTATGAGTTTTATAATTTATTCCAAGAAATTCATTATTTTGCAGCAGTAGATATGTCAGCATTCTATTTGGATATAATAAAGGATAGATTGTACACTGAGAAAAAAGATTCAGTTGAGAGAAGAGCGGCACAGACTGTAATGAATGAAGTATTAGAAGTTTTAGTTAAAATGATAGCGCCAATATTATCTTTCACGGCAGAAGAGATTTGGGAAAATTTATCTGAAGATTCTAAAACAGCAGAGTCAATATTCTTAACTGATTGGTATGAAGAAAAAGATGAATATTTAAATTCAGACTTAGAAGAAAAATGGCAAAATCTTGTTAAACTGAGAAAAGATATAAATAGGAATCTTGAAAAGGCAAGACAAGGTGAAAATAAAATAATAGGAAATTCTTTAGATGCTAAAATATCTATATATTCTGAAAATAAAGATATGCTTGAGGAAATGAGAGCTAACAAAGAATTATTGGAAATGGTATTTATAGTTTCTGAAGTTGAGATAGTAACTGAGGCTGATGAAAGCTATGTAACTGGCGAAGAAATGACAGAAGTTAAGATAAAAGTATCACATGCAGAAGGTGAAAAGTGTGAAAGATGTTGGAAATATTCAATAGGAGTTGGGGAAAGTAAAGAACATCCAACAGTATGTCCTAGATGTGCAGGAGTATTAAAATAAAATCTTAAAAGACTATTTACTATTTACAAAATTTTACTAATTAGGAGTTAATGAATATGATTTATGTATTTTTATTTTTAATAATGCTTGTGATTGACCAATACACGAAATATATAATAGACACAAATTTTTTACTTGGAGAGTCAAGTGTTGTAATAGATGGATTTTTTAACTTGACATATGTTCAAAATAGAGGTATGGCTTTTGGACTTTTTCAAGGAAAGATAGATATAGTCAGCATAATTGCACTATTTGCTGTTTTAATTATACTGGGTTTCTTTATAAAAAATTTTAAGAAAATGAGCATACTGGAAAGAATTGCATATACAATGATTTTTTCAGGAGCAATAGGAAATATGATAGATAGATTTTTACGTGGCTATGTGATAGATATGTTAGATTTTAGAGGAATTTGGTCTTTTATATTTAATTTTGCAGATGTATGGATAAATATAGGAGTAATTCTTATAATTGTGGAATATATATTCTTTGGCAGAAAAAAAGAGAAGTAGAAATACTTCTCTTTTATGTTTTCAAGATTATATAAACTTATAATTTCCTTATTGAACATACAAAAAATTGACTTTTTATTGTTATTATTATAGAATAATTTGTAAAAAGAAGACTTTTTTAGATAAAAAGGGAAAGGAGGATGTCACAGAATTTTTGTGACAAGAAAAAATGACTTTTCAAGAAATAATACTGACACTTCAAAAATTTTGGGGTGAAAAGGGTTGTGTAATAGGAAATCCTTATGATGTGGAAACAGGTGCAGGAACATTCAATCCTGACACTTTTTTGATGTCCCTTGGACCTGAGCCATGGAACATAGCTTATGTAGAGCCGTCAAGAAGACCTAAAGATGGAAGATACGGTGAGAATCCTAATAGAGTATATCAACATCATCAATTTCAAGTAATTATGAAACCATCTCCTGAAAATATTCAGGAGCTATATTTAGAGAGTTTAGTTGCATTGGGAATAAATCCTAAAGAACATGATATAAGATTTGTTGAAGATAACTGGGAAAGTCCAACTCTAGGTGCATGGGGACTTGGCTGGGAAGTATGGCTGGATGGTATGGAAATTACTCAATTTACATATTTTCAACAAGTTGGAGGTATAGAATTAGAAGTAACACCAGCAGAGTTAACTTATGGTTTGGAGAGAATAGCACTCTATTTACAGGATAAGGATAATGTCTATGATTTGGAATGGACTAAGGGTGTAAAATATGGTGAAAGAAGATTCCAATATGAATATGAAATGTCAAAGTACAGCTTTGAAGTGGCAGATGTTAAAATGCATTTCACTTTATTTGATATGTATGAGAAAGAGGCCTTAAATGCTTTGGAAAATAAATTGGTATTGCCGGCTTATGACTATGTTTTAAAATGCTCACATGCTTTTAATAATCTTGATGCAAGAGGAGCTATAAGTACAACAGAAAGGATGTCATATATTTTAAGAGTTAGAGATTTAGCAAAAAGATGTGCAGAACAATTTGTTGAAATTAGGAAAAATTTGGGCTACCCATTATTAAAAAAATAAATTGAAGGAGAGGTGTGAACAGTGGATTTTCTTTTTGAAATAGGTTTAGAAGAATTACCTTCAAGATATGTAGATGAAGCGGAAAATAACTTGAAAAAATTAGCAGAAAATGAATTAAAAATAGAAAGAATAAAATATTCGACAGTGGAATCATTCAGTACACCAAGAAGAGTAGCAATAATAATAAAGGACATTTCTGAAAAACAGGAAGATTTAAATAAAAAGAGCATAGGTCCTTCAGTGGAAATTGCTTATAAAGATGGAGTTTTAACTAAGGCAGGAGAAGGCTTTATAAAATCTCAAGGTGCGACAGAGAAGGAAGTTAAAATAATAGAAAATGAAAAAGGTAAGTATATTTCTATTGAGCAATTTATTCCTGGGAAGTCAACTAAAGAAGTTTTAGCGGAAATACTTGCTAATATCATAAAAAAAATAGAATTTGAAAAATCAATGAAATGGGGAGCAAACACTTTCAGATTTGCAAGACCAATCAAATGGTTTGTAGCTTTATTAGACGGTGAAATTTTGAACTTTGAATTTGAAGGGATAAAAGCTGGGAATAAAACAAGAGGTATGAGATATTTTGCTAGTCAGGAAATAGAAATATCAAAGCCTAATGAGTATGAAAAGAAATTGAGAGAAAATTATGTAATTCCTAAAAAAGTGGATAGAAAGGCAGAAATATTAAGAAGTGTTAGGGAAAATTGTGAAAAAGATGGGGAGCAAGCTGTAGTAAATGACTATCTTTTAGAGGAAGTTGTAAACTTAGTGGAATATCCTTATGCAATTAAAGGAGAATTTAATAAGGATTATTTATTCCTTCCTGAACAAATAATAACAATTACAATGGAAACTCATCAAAGATATTTTCCCGTGAGAGATGCTAATAAAAAATTGAAAAATAAATTTGTAGTAATAAGAAATGCACCTGAATATTCCGAAACAGTTAAAAAAGGTAATGAAAAGGTTATAGAGCCAAGACTATCAGATGCAAGATTTTTCTATGAGGAAGACCTAAAAATTCCTTTGGATAGCAATGTGGAAAAATTAAAGACAGTTATTTTCCAAAAAGATTTAGGAACTATCTATGCAAAGATGAAAAGAAGTGAAAAAATAGCAAATTATCTTATAAATAAACTTGGATATACAGATAAAAAAGAGGATATACTGAGAACTGTAAAACTAGCTAAGGCTGATTTAGTTTCTAATATGATAGGAGAAAAGGAATTTACAAAACTTCAAGGTTTTATGGGAGCCGACTATGCTCTTAAACTTGGGGAGAAAGATAATGTTTCTTTGGGAATAAAAGAACATTATTACCCAAGATTCCAAGGTGATTTACTTCCCAGTGGAATAGAAGGAATAATAACAGGTCTATCAGATAGAGTGGATACTTTAGTTGGTTGTTTTGGAGTGGGATTAATACCAACAGGTTCTAAGGATCCATATGCTCTTAGAAGAGCTGCATTGGGGATTGTAAATGTTATAGTAGCCTCAAATTTAGATATCTCATTAAAGGAATTAGTTAATGTAGCTCTGGATGCCTTGGAAGCTGATGGAGTATTAAAGTTAGGCAGAGAAAAAACGGAAACTGATGTATTAGACTTCTTTAAACAAAGAATTATAAATGTACTCTCAGATTTGAAATATTCAAGAGATATAATTTTAGCTGTTGTTGATAAAAATTTTGACAATATAACAGATGTTTTAGAAAAAGTAAAAGCTATATTGGAATACTCTAAGAAAGAAGATTTTTCAAAGCTTTTACAGACAATAAAAAGAGTGGGAAATATTTCAAGAGATAACAATGGAAATAAGATAAAAGAAGCATTATTCCAAAATGACTATGAGAGAGTTTTATGGGAAAAATCAAAAGCTCTGTCGTCATCAGTAGAAAAATTATTATCTCAAAGAGATTATACGGAATATTTAAAAGCAATACTTAATATCTCTGAAGATATAGATAAATATTTTGAAAATACTATCGTTATGGATGAAAATAAGGATATCAGAGCTAATAGAGTAAATCAAATGACTTATTTGATGAATATTTTTACACAAATGGCTTATTTAAATAAGTTGGATTAATTTGGAGGCAAATGAATGGATCAAAAAAAGATAGAAAAAGCTTTTTTTGAAATTGTAGAAGCTTTAGGGGATAAGAGAGAAGAATTAAAAGAAACTCCAATAAGAATAGCAAAAAGTTATGAAGAGATTTTTTCTGGGATTAATGTTGATCCCAGAAAAACTTTAACTAATACTTTTTTGGTAGAAAGTGATGATTTGATAATAGAAAAAAATATAGACTTTTATTCTATGTGTG
The Fusobacterium russii ATCC 25533 genome window above contains:
- the lspA gene encoding signal peptidase II, giving the protein MIYVFLFLIMLVIDQYTKYIIDTNFLLGESSVVIDGFFNLTYVQNRGMAFGLFQGKIDIVSIIALFAVLIILGFFIKNFKKMSILERIAYTMIFSGAIGNMIDRFLRGYVIDMLDFRGIWSFIFNFADVWINIGVILIIVEYIFFGRKKEK
- the glyQ gene encoding glycine--tRNA ligase subunit alpha; its protein translation is MTFQEIILTLQKFWGEKGCVIGNPYDVETGAGTFNPDTFLMSLGPEPWNIAYVEPSRRPKDGRYGENPNRVYQHHQFQVIMKPSPENIQELYLESLVALGINPKEHDIRFVEDNWESPTLGAWGLGWEVWLDGMEITQFTYFQQVGGIELEVTPAELTYGLERIALYLQDKDNVYDLEWTKGVKYGERRFQYEYEMSKYSFEVADVKMHFTLFDMYEKEALNALENKLVLPAYDYVLKCSHAFNNLDARGAISTTERMSYILRVRDLAKRCAEQFVEIRKNLGYPLLKK
- the glyS gene encoding glycine--tRNA ligase subunit beta, yielding MDFLFEIGLEELPSRYVDEAENNLKKLAENELKIERIKYSTVESFSTPRRVAIIIKDISEKQEDLNKKSIGPSVEIAYKDGVLTKAGEGFIKSQGATEKEVKIIENEKGKYISIEQFIPGKSTKEVLAEILANIIKKIEFEKSMKWGANTFRFARPIKWFVALLDGEILNFEFEGIKAGNKTRGMRYFASQEIEISKPNEYEKKLRENYVIPKKVDRKAEILRSVRENCEKDGEQAVVNDYLLEEVVNLVEYPYAIKGEFNKDYLFLPEQIITITMETHQRYFPVRDANKKLKNKFVVIRNAPEYSETVKKGNEKVIEPRLSDARFFYEEDLKIPLDSNVEKLKTVIFQKDLGTIYAKMKRSEKIANYLINKLGYTDKKEDILRTVKLAKADLVSNMIGEKEFTKLQGFMGADYALKLGEKDNVSLGIKEHYYPRFQGDLLPSGIEGIITGLSDRVDTLVGCFGVGLIPTGSKDPYALRRAALGIVNVIVASNLDISLKELVNVALDALEADGVLKLGREKTETDVLDFFKQRIINVLSDLKYSRDIILAVVDKNFDNITDVLEKVKAILEYSKKEDFSKLLQTIKRVGNISRDNNGNKIKEALFQNDYERVLWEKSKALSSSVEKLLSQRDYTEYLKAILNISEDIDKYFENTIVMDENKDIRANRVNQMTYLMNIFTQMAYLNKLD